In a single window of the Streptacidiphilus sp. P02-A3a genome:
- a CDS encoding glycoside hydrolase family 15 protein, translating into MPGRIEDYALIGDLQTAALVGRDGSVDWLCLPRFDSPSCFAGLLGGDEQGHWRLAPEGAELCDSRRYQGDSLVLETLWQTPTGTVRVIDFMPQRDRTPDLIRIVEGVSGSVRMRGELRLRFDYARVVPWVRRTDHHRVAVAGPDSVWLRSDPPVHTFGEKLATVSDFTVTAGERVRFVLSWLPSHHTMPPRQDPERSLRETLEQWQQWADSCDYRGPYRESVIRSLVILKGLTYGPTGGIVAAATAALPEQIGGERNWDYRFCWLRDSTMTLSALLAGGFRTEAAAWRGWLLRAIAGDPADLQTMYGVAGERRLPETVADWLPGYEGSVPVRFGNAAVDQLQLDVYGEVVDTLHLAMVSGIPMERHVWAILRTLMDFLEQHWSEPDEGLWEVRGGRRHFVHSKVMSWVAFDRAVRMAEACGLPAPVERWREVRDTIHAEVCEKGYDPAVGAFTQYYGGKELDAATLFVVKTGFLPPDDPRAIGTVEAVRDQLDRDGFILRYSTGQAEDSQVDGLQGEEGAFLACSFWLADALVAIGRREEGRQLFERVAGIANDLGLISEEWDPRENRQLGNTPQAFTHVALVNTAFRLAATG; encoded by the coding sequence GTGCCCGGACGTATCGAGGACTACGCGCTCATCGGAGACCTGCAGACGGCGGCGCTGGTCGGCCGGGACGGCTCGGTGGACTGGCTCTGCCTGCCCCGGTTCGACTCCCCCAGCTGCTTCGCGGGGCTGCTCGGCGGTGACGAGCAGGGGCACTGGCGGCTCGCGCCGGAGGGGGCCGAGCTCTGCGACAGCCGCCGCTACCAGGGCGACAGCCTGGTGCTGGAGACGCTGTGGCAGACCCCGACGGGCACCGTCCGGGTGATCGACTTCATGCCGCAGCGCGACCGGACACCGGATCTGATCCGGATCGTCGAGGGGGTGTCCGGCAGCGTCCGGATGCGCGGGGAGCTGCGGCTGCGCTTCGACTACGCCCGGGTGGTGCCGTGGGTGCGGCGCACCGACCACCACCGGGTCGCGGTGGCCGGTCCGGACTCGGTGTGGCTGCGCAGCGATCCGCCGGTGCACACCTTCGGCGAGAAGCTGGCCACGGTCTCCGACTTCACCGTGACGGCCGGGGAGCGGGTCCGCTTCGTGCTCAGCTGGCTGCCCTCGCACCACACCATGCCGCCCCGGCAGGACCCGGAGCGCTCGCTGCGGGAGACCCTGGAGCAGTGGCAGCAGTGGGCGGACAGCTGCGACTACCGGGGCCCGTACCGGGAGTCGGTGATCCGGTCGCTGGTGATCCTGAAGGGCCTCACCTACGGGCCGACCGGCGGCATCGTGGCCGCCGCCACCGCCGCGCTGCCGGAGCAGATCGGCGGCGAACGCAACTGGGACTACCGCTTCTGCTGGCTGCGGGACTCCACGATGACCCTGTCCGCGCTGCTGGCCGGGGGCTTCCGGACCGAGGCGGCGGCCTGGCGCGGCTGGCTGCTGCGGGCCATCGCCGGTGACCCGGCCGACCTGCAGACCATGTACGGGGTGGCCGGGGAGCGCCGCCTGCCCGAGACCGTCGCCGACTGGCTGCCCGGCTACGAGGGTTCGGTGCCGGTGCGTTTCGGCAACGCCGCCGTGGACCAGCTCCAGCTGGACGTCTACGGCGAGGTGGTGGACACCCTGCACCTGGCGATGGTGTCCGGGATCCCGATGGAGCGCCATGTCTGGGCGATACTGCGCACCCTGATGGACTTCCTGGAGCAGCACTGGAGCGAGCCGGACGAGGGCCTGTGGGAGGTCCGCGGCGGGCGGCGGCACTTCGTCCACTCGAAGGTGATGAGCTGGGTGGCCTTCGACCGGGCGGTGAGGATGGCCGAGGCCTGCGGACTGCCCGCGCCGGTGGAGCGCTGGCGGGAGGTGCGCGACACCATCCACGCCGAGGTCTGCGAGAAGGGCTACGACCCGGCGGTGGGCGCGTTCACCCAGTACTACGGCGGCAAGGAGCTGGACGCCGCGACCCTGTTCGTGGTGAAGACCGGTTTCCTGCCGCCGGACGACCCCCGGGCGATCGGTACCGTCGAGGCGGTCCGCGACCAGCTGGACCGGGACGGCTTCATCCTCCGCTACTCCACCGGGCAGGCCGAGGACTCCCAGGTGGACGGCCTCCAGGGGGAGGAGGGCGCGTTCCTGGCCTGCTCGTTCTGGCTGGCCGACGCGCTGGTGGCGATCGGCCGCCGGGAGGAGGGGCGGCAGCTGTTCGAGCGGGTGGCCGGGATCGCCAACGACCTGGGGTTGATCTCCGAGGAGTGGGACCCGCGGGAGAACCGCCAGCTCGGCAACACCCCGCAGGCGTTCACCCATGTGGCGCTGGTGAACACCGCCTTCCGGCTGGCCGCGACCGGCTGA
- a CDS encoding alkaline shock response membrane anchor protein AmaP has protein sequence MTRSVVNRTLLAVAGILLLGGGALALIGGLNLDARWHLGLPHGWPWTDPHQAVLSPAERTRWRGSSWWWPVVFGSLAVAALLALWWLLVQLGRGRAGDLPVPSPFADRTRGRRSGTLVRGNALARAVGTDVAQLPGVSAARVRLLGHAARPKAGMALRLTPGTGAAEALRSLGQGPVARARASTGLTALPVEVRIRAENGPAGRVD, from the coding sequence ATGACACGTAGCGTGGTGAACCGCACCCTGCTCGCCGTGGCCGGGATCCTGCTGCTCGGCGGCGGCGCGCTGGCGCTGATCGGCGGGCTGAACCTGGACGCCCGCTGGCACCTGGGCCTGCCGCACGGCTGGCCGTGGACCGATCCGCACCAGGCGGTGCTGAGCCCCGCCGAGCGCACCCGCTGGCGCGGCAGCTCCTGGTGGTGGCCGGTGGTCTTCGGTTCGCTCGCGGTCGCCGCGCTGCTCGCCCTGTGGTGGCTGCTGGTGCAGCTGGGCCGGGGCCGGGCCGGGGACCTGCCGGTGCCGTCCCCGTTCGCGGACCGGACGCGCGGGCGCCGCAGCGGCACCCTGGTCCGGGGCAACGCCCTGGCCAGGGCCGTCGGCACCGACGTCGCGCAGCTGCCCGGGGTGTCCGCCGCCCGGGTGCGGCTGCTCGGCCACGCCGCCCGGCCGAAGGCCGGGATGGCGCTCAGGCTCACCCCGGGGACCGGCGCGGCGGAGGCGCTGCGCTCGCTCGGCCAGGGCCCGGTGGCCCGGGCCCGGGCCAGCACCGGGCTGACCGCGCTGCCGGTGGAGGTCAGGATCCGGGCCGAGAACGGCCCCGCCGGCCGGGTGGACTGA
- a CDS encoding DUF6286 domain-containing protein: MSAPAPAEVTAPEAAAGPPIERPRRFWSVRRNASAVVGLVAAFLAGAVLYEEIYIHTGHSAHGWRTRITDALADHPLNNSWVIASAAVGCVLGLWLLVLAFTPGLRALLPMTPAGTGGLRAALDRAAVAAQLHRATLETPGVSAAKVSVGRRRAAIRADVRFGDHQAAREALLRELSAERDRMGLARPLAIKVKVRPSRQSR; this comes from the coding sequence GTGAGCGCCCCCGCCCCGGCGGAGGTGACCGCGCCGGAGGCCGCGGCCGGACCGCCGATCGAGCGGCCCCGCCGGTTCTGGTCGGTCCGCCGCAACGCCTCCGCCGTGGTCGGACTGGTCGCGGCCTTCCTGGCCGGTGCGGTCCTCTACGAGGAGATCTACATCCACACCGGGCACAGCGCCCACGGCTGGCGGACCAGGATCACCGACGCGCTGGCCGACCACCCGCTGAACAACTCCTGGGTGATCGCCTCGGCGGCGGTCGGCTGCGTGCTCGGCCTGTGGCTGCTGGTACTCGCGTTCACCCCCGGGCTGCGCGCCCTGCTGCCGATGACCCCCGCCGGTACCGGCGGCCTGCGGGCCGCGCTGGACCGCGCGGCGGTCGCCGCGCAGCTGCACCGGGCCACCCTGGAGACCCCCGGGGTCAGCGCCGCCAAGGTCAGCGTGGGCCGCCGCCGGGCCGCGATCCGGGCCGACGTCCGCTTCGGCGACCACCAGGCGGCCCGGGAGGCGCTGCTGCGCGAGCTGTCGGCGGAGCGGGACCGGATGGGCCTGGCCCGACCGCTGGCGATCAAGGTGAAGGTCAGACCGTCGAGGCAATCAAGGTGA
- a CDS encoding Asp23/Gls24 family envelope stress response protein — protein MTDIAKPTTPKPGPEATPPGERGRTTIAVSVVEKIAGVAAREVDGIYALGSGARGFGAVRERVPGARPNVGKGVKGEVGEKQAALDIDLIVEYDVPIHKVAASVRRHVIEAVERTTGLEVVEVNISVNDVHLPSDQDEDETESRVQ, from the coding sequence ATGACCGACATCGCCAAGCCGACCACCCCGAAACCCGGCCCCGAGGCCACCCCGCCGGGGGAGCGGGGACGCACCACCATCGCCGTCAGCGTGGTCGAGAAGATCGCCGGGGTGGCGGCCCGCGAGGTCGACGGCATCTACGCGCTGGGCAGCGGCGCGCGCGGCTTCGGCGCCGTCCGCGAGCGGGTGCCGGGTGCCCGGCCGAACGTCGGCAAGGGCGTCAAGGGCGAGGTCGGCGAGAAGCAGGCGGCCCTCGACATCGACCTGATCGTCGAGTACGACGTACCGATCCACAAGGTCGCCGCCTCGGTCCGGCGCCATGTGATCGAGGCGGTCGAGCGGACCACCGGCCTGGAGGTGGTCGAGGTCAACATCTCCGTCAACGACGTCCACCTGCCGAGCGACCAGGACGAGGACGAGACCGAGAGCAGGGTCCAGTGA
- a CDS encoding LysR family transcriptional regulator, which translates to MLDLGRLRALHAVDAHGSVGAAAAALGYTPSAVSQQIAKLERETGSQLLERRGRGVALTDAARLLVVTAEKLLGIVEQAEVELEERRGRPTGVLTVAAFPTAARGLLPPVLAALAARHPDLDLRMSEQDPHLAPGLVARGAVDLAVVHDWDIAPLTPPEGLSRALLGEDRCDLLLPREHPLAARPVLLRADVAGERWIVQPVGTVCHDWLLRTLRAGGTEPDVAYQAAEFETQVALVAAGLGIALVPRLGRGPLPEQVVVRPLDPAPVRRLFALWRTGASRRPAITEAVRLLRQTGTARLTAS; encoded by the coding sequence ATGCTGGACCTCGGCAGGCTGCGGGCGCTGCACGCGGTGGACGCCCACGGCTCGGTCGGCGCGGCGGCGGCCGCACTCGGCTACACCCCCTCCGCCGTCTCCCAGCAGATCGCCAAGCTGGAGCGGGAGACCGGCAGCCAGCTGCTGGAACGCCGCGGGCGCGGGGTCGCGCTGACCGACGCGGCGCGGCTGCTGGTGGTCACCGCGGAGAAGCTGCTCGGCATCGTCGAGCAGGCCGAGGTGGAACTGGAGGAGCGCCGGGGCCGCCCCACCGGCGTGCTGACCGTGGCCGCCTTCCCCACCGCCGCGCGCGGTCTGCTGCCGCCGGTCCTGGCCGCGCTGGCGGCCCGGCACCCGGACCTCGACCTGCGGATGTCGGAGCAGGACCCGCACCTGGCGCCGGGTCTGGTGGCCCGTGGAGCGGTCGACCTGGCGGTCGTGCACGACTGGGACATCGCACCGCTGACCCCGCCCGAGGGGCTGTCCCGGGCCCTGCTCGGCGAGGACCGCTGCGATCTGCTGCTGCCGCGTGAGCACCCGCTGGCCGCCCGCCCAGTACTGCTCCGCGCGGACGTCGCCGGGGAGCGCTGGATCGTCCAGCCGGTCGGCACGGTCTGCCACGACTGGCTGCTGCGGACGCTGCGGGCGGGCGGCACGGAACCGGACGTGGCCTACCAGGCGGCGGAGTTCGAGACCCAGGTGGCGCTGGTCGCGGCCGGTCTGGGGATCGCCCTGGTGCCCCGGCTGGGCCGGGGGCCGCTGCCGGAGCAGGTCGTCGTCCGACCGCTGGACCCGGCCCCGGTGCGCCGCCTGTTCGCGCTCTGGCGGACCGGGGCCTCGCGCCGCCCGGCGATCACCGAGGCGGTGCGGCTGCTCCGGCAGACCGGGACCGCGCGGCTGACCGCCTCCTGA
- a CDS encoding enoyl-CoA hydratase/isomerase family protein has protein sequence MSTPARTTHSGPGADPADWERTGVRLHVADATATVTLCRPERRNAQSPALWRALAAIGRSLPGSVRLVILRAEGLSFSAGLDRAMFSPEGIPGERSLLELATGDGEAEIAGFQEAFTWWRRPDLITVAAVQGHAVGAGFQLALACDLRVCAEDVQFSMRETSLGLVPDLAGTKPLVDLVGPARALEICGTGRWVTAAEADRIGLANLVVPGTELDAAAADLGAALLAAPRDALIETKALLQGAPGRSHEQQQAAERAAQVRRLRDLSGVGE, from the coding sequence GTGTCCACTCCCGCCCGCACCACGCACTCCGGCCCCGGTGCCGACCCGGCCGACTGGGAGCGGACCGGCGTACGGCTGCACGTCGCCGACGCCACCGCCACCGTGACGCTGTGCCGTCCCGAGCGCCGCAACGCCCAGTCGCCCGCGCTCTGGCGCGCCCTGGCCGCCATCGGCCGGTCGCTGCCCGGCAGCGTCCGACTGGTGATCCTGCGCGCCGAGGGCCTGTCCTTCTCCGCCGGTCTGGACCGGGCCATGTTCTCGCCCGAGGGCATCCCCGGCGAGCGCAGCCTGCTGGAGCTCGCCACCGGTGACGGCGAGGCCGAGATCGCCGGGTTCCAGGAGGCCTTCACCTGGTGGCGGCGGCCCGACCTGATCACCGTCGCGGCCGTCCAGGGCCATGCCGTGGGCGCCGGGTTCCAGCTCGCACTCGCCTGTGACCTGCGGGTCTGCGCCGAGGACGTGCAGTTCTCGATGCGCGAGACCTCACTCGGCCTGGTCCCCGACCTGGCCGGGACCAAGCCGCTGGTGGACCTGGTCGGCCCGGCCAGGGCGCTGGAGATCTGCGGTACCGGCCGCTGGGTGACGGCCGCGGAGGCCGACCGGATCGGCCTGGCCAACCTGGTCGTCCCGGGCACCGAACTGGACGCCGCCGCCGCCGACCTCGGCGCCGCGCTGCTGGCCGCCCCCCGGGACGCGCTGATCGAGACCAAGGCGCTGCTCCAGGGCGCGCCCGGGCGCAGCCACGAGCAGCAGCAGGCCGCCGAGCGGGCGGCGCAGGTCCGTCGGCTGCGCGACCTGTCCGGCGTCGGCGAGTAG
- a CDS encoding helix-turn-helix domain-containing protein, translating into MAETLKKGSRVTGAARDKLATELKRKYDSGASIRALAEETGRSYGFVHRMLSESGVSLRGRGGATRGKSKAATAAGS; encoded by the coding sequence GTGGCCGAGACTCTGAAAAAGGGCAGCCGGGTGACTGGTGCCGCACGGGACAAGCTCGCGACCGAGCTCAAGCGGAAGTACGACTCCGGTGCGAGCATCAGGGCACTTGCGGAGGAGACCGGCCGTTCCTACGGCTTCGTCCACCGCATGCTCAGCGAGTCCGGGGTTTCCCTTCGCGGTCGCGGCGGCGCCACGCGCGGTAAGTCCAAAGCTGCCACGGCGGCCGGATCCTGA
- the abc-f gene encoding ribosomal protection-like ABC-F family protein, with protein sequence MIAANAIELRAGARILIESATFRVAPGDRIGLVGRNGAGKTTLTKVLAGEGTPAAGSVTISGEVGYLPQDPRTGDLDVLASDRILSARELDSVLRKMRIAEEKMANGKGATRDDAMKKYSRLETEFLTKGGYAAEAEAATIAASLGLPDRILAQPLHTLSGGQRRRVELARILFSDSDTLLLDEPTNHLDADSIVWLRDYLKTYRGGFIVISHDIELVETVVNKVFYLDANRTCIDVYNMGWKLYQQQREADEKRRKRERANAEKKASQLNSQADKMRAKATKTVAAQNMARRAEKLLSGLEAVRQSDRVAKLRFPDPAPCGKTPLTASGLSKSYGSLEIFTDVNLAIDKGSKVVVLGLNGAGKTTLLRMLAGVEQPDTGEVLPGHGLKIGYYAQEHETLDNDRTILENMRSAAPDMDLVEVRKILGSFLFTGDDVDKPAGVLSGGEKTRLALATLVVSSANVLLLDEPTNNLDPASREEILGALRSFTGAVVLVTHDEGAVLALEPERIILLPDGVEDLWNESYGDLVSLA encoded by the coding sequence ATGATCGCCGCCAACGCCATCGAACTGCGCGCCGGCGCCCGCATCCTGATCGAGTCGGCGACCTTCCGGGTCGCGCCCGGGGACCGGATCGGCCTCGTCGGCCGCAACGGCGCGGGAAAGACCACGCTGACCAAGGTCCTCGCGGGCGAGGGCACCCCGGCCGCCGGGTCGGTCACCATCAGCGGCGAGGTCGGCTACCTGCCGCAGGACCCGCGCACCGGCGACCTGGACGTCCTGGCCAGCGACCGGATCCTGTCCGCCCGCGAACTCGACTCGGTGCTGCGCAAGATGCGCATCGCCGAGGAGAAGATGGCCAACGGCAAGGGCGCCACCCGCGACGACGCGATGAAGAAGTACTCGCGTCTGGAGACCGAGTTCCTGACCAAGGGCGGCTACGCGGCCGAGGCCGAGGCGGCCACCATCGCCGCCAGCCTGGGCCTGCCGGACCGGATCCTGGCCCAGCCGCTGCACACCCTCTCCGGTGGCCAGCGCCGCCGGGTGGAGCTGGCCCGGATCCTCTTCTCGGACTCCGACACGCTGCTGCTGGACGAGCCGACCAACCACCTGGACGCCGACTCCATCGTCTGGCTGCGGGACTACCTGAAGACCTACCGCGGTGGTTTCATCGTCATCTCGCACGACATCGAGCTGGTTGAGACGGTCGTGAACAAGGTGTTCTATCTGGACGCCAACCGTACCTGCATCGATGTCTACAACATGGGCTGGAAGCTTTACCAGCAGCAGCGCGAGGCGGACGAGAAGCGCCGGAAGCGCGAGCGCGCCAACGCCGAGAAGAAGGCTTCGCAGCTGAACTCGCAGGCCGACAAGATGCGGGCGAAGGCGACGAAGACCGTCGCCGCGCAGAACATGGCGCGCCGCGCCGAGAAATTGCTCTCCGGACTTGAGGCGGTGCGCCAGAGCGACCGGGTCGCCAAGCTCCGTTTCCCGGATCCCGCGCCCTGCGGCAAGACCCCGCTGACCGCCTCCGGACTGTCGAAGTCCTACGGTTCGCTGGAGATCTTCACCGATGTGAACCTGGCCATCGACAAGGGCTCCAAGGTGGTCGTGCTGGGCCTGAACGGCGCGGGCAAGACCACGCTGCTGCGGATGCTCGCGGGCGTGGAGCAGCCGGACACCGGCGAGGTGCTGCCCGGCCACGGGCTGAAGATCGGCTACTACGCCCAGGAGCACGAGACCCTGGACAACGACCGGACCATCCTGGAGAACATGCGCTCGGCCGCGCCGGACATGGACCTGGTCGAGGTGCGCAAGATCCTCGGCTCCTTCCTGTTCACCGGGGACGACGTGGACAAGCCCGCCGGGGTGCTCTCCGGCGGCGAGAAGACCCGGCTGGCCCTGGCCACGCTGGTGGTCTCCAGCGCCAACGTGCTGCTGCTGGACGAGCCGACGAACAACCTCGACCCGGCCAGCCGGGAGGAGATCCTGGGCGCGCTGCGGTCGTTCACCGGCGCGGTGGTGCTGGTCACCCACGACGAGGGCGCGGTGCTGGCGCTGGAGCCGGAGCGGATCATCCTGCTGCCGGACGGCGTCGAGGACCTGTGGAACGAGAGCTACGGCGACCTGGTCTCGCTGGCCTGA
- a CDS encoding glycoside hydrolase family 26 protein, with product MRRWRVLLTVLTVLCTACGLVALTTGTAPLVGPPGAAPSGSAAPSGSGADGTALPPHAVPFGLFLGSDESDAEEARVSQWLGGAPIQVGHTYLPGNNWDDIEGSPTLLGGWAVWKAEQPQRMLVIGTPMLPDNEGGVPADEVRQLLREGADGRNDGHFTTLAERLVALGLSDAVLTLGWEMNGTTYTSRCGPDPEAWKGYWRRIVTAMRAVPGQHLRFEFAPTRGADAHPWPDCYPGDDVTDVVGMDSYDMAADDPDVTADFDSYIHEPYGLLAQVRFARQHGKPVSYPEWGMYNRGDDPAYVQRMLEWIGTHDTLYQTVTDYCPHGVWRCPSNPRASRVFRRMLSAPTPTPSASVSAAAAASASARPSPSLTPGLTPGPVPLPVPSRGRPSVVAAGAGTPRPSGPVGSGLPRPAPTATATPQAVPVPSATHR from the coding sequence ATGCGGCGGTGGCGGGTACTGCTGACAGTGCTGACCGTGCTGTGCACGGCCTGCGGCCTGGTCGCGCTGACCACCGGAACGGCCCCGCTGGTCGGTCCGCCGGGCGCCGCCCCCAGCGGTTCCGCCGCGCCCTCGGGCTCCGGGGCCGACGGGACCGCGCTGCCGCCGCACGCGGTGCCGTTCGGCCTGTTCCTCGGCTCCGACGAGTCGGACGCCGAGGAGGCCAGGGTCAGCCAGTGGCTGGGCGGGGCGCCGATCCAGGTCGGGCACACCTACCTGCCCGGCAACAACTGGGACGACATCGAGGGCAGCCCGACGCTGCTGGGCGGCTGGGCGGTGTGGAAGGCCGAGCAGCCGCAGCGGATGCTGGTGATCGGCACCCCGATGCTGCCCGACAACGAGGGCGGCGTCCCCGCCGACGAGGTGCGGCAGCTGCTGCGGGAGGGTGCGGACGGCCGCAACGACGGGCACTTCACCACGCTGGCCGAGCGGCTGGTGGCGCTGGGGCTGTCGGACGCGGTGCTGACCCTGGGCTGGGAGATGAACGGCACCACCTACACCAGCCGCTGCGGCCCGGACCCGGAGGCGTGGAAGGGGTACTGGCGCCGGATCGTCACCGCGATGCGCGCGGTGCCCGGGCAGCACCTGCGGTTCGAGTTCGCGCCGACCCGGGGCGCGGATGCCCACCCCTGGCCCGACTGCTACCCCGGCGACGACGTCACCGACGTGGTCGGCATGGACAGTTACGACATGGCCGCCGACGACCCGGACGTCACCGCCGACTTCGACAGCTACATCCACGAGCCCTACGGCCTGCTGGCCCAGGTGCGCTTCGCCAGGCAGCACGGCAAGCCGGTGTCGTACCCGGAGTGGGGGATGTACAACCGGGGCGACGACCCGGCGTACGTGCAGCGGATGCTGGAGTGGATCGGCACCCACGACACCCTCTACCAGACCGTCACCGACTACTGCCCGCACGGCGTGTGGCGCTGCCCGAGCAACCCCCGGGCCAGCCGGGTCTTCCGCCGGATGCTGAGCGCCCCGACCCCGACGCCCTCGGCTTCGGTATCCGCCGCGGCTGCGGCTTCCGCTTCCGCGCGGCCGTCGCCGTCGCTCACGCCGGGGCTCACGCCGGGGCCGGTGCCGCTGCCGGTGCCGAGCCGGGGCCGCCCCTCGGTCGTCGCGGCCGGGGCGGGGACGCCGCGGCCGTCCGGGCCGGTCGGCTCGGGGCTCCCCCGGCCCGCGCCGACCGCGACCGCCACGCCGCAGGCGGTCCCGGTCCCCTCCGCCACGCACCGCTGA
- a CDS encoding GNAT family N-acetyltransferase has product MTAPTLWTTEVHRDTAAFEALADEWDDLLDRCSPATPFQSHGWLCSWWQSYGRQGRLRLVTVRRGGQLVAAAPLMVRRRMLPLLVPVGAGLTDFLDVLVDDEHADQAAAVLARTLGRELGLARPWAALDLRELRPDSAAQHLVAHWPGAVRTLPDSICQHLPGVPVEELLSRLPGRTAQRTKVKLRKLAAAGVETRRVPPEEVPEAISELLLLHELQWRGRGATPEHLRDRFAEHLRRAAGRMSATDRAAVRQYRLDGRLIASDLLLQGPDLAAIYFYGVHPEAREQVDIAGMLFRESLAHAADTGRRELSLLRGDEPYKQRWRPDQARNQRLLLGGGPAVALRAGGARLRRAVLRSLRTRAPWLATVRGRLRSLRG; this is encoded by the coding sequence GTGACGGCCCCCACCCTGTGGACCACCGAGGTCCACCGCGACACCGCCGCCTTCGAGGCGCTCGCCGACGAGTGGGACGACCTGCTCGACCGCTGCTCCCCGGCCACCCCGTTCCAGAGCCACGGCTGGCTCTGCTCCTGGTGGCAGTCGTACGGCCGTCAGGGCAGGCTGCGGCTGGTGACGGTGCGCCGGGGCGGACAGCTGGTCGCCGCCGCGCCGCTGATGGTCCGTCGCCGGATGCTGCCGCTGCTGGTCCCGGTCGGTGCCGGGCTCACCGACTTCCTGGACGTCCTGGTCGACGACGAGCACGCCGACCAGGCGGCGGCCGTCCTGGCCCGCACGCTCGGCCGGGAGCTGGGCCTGGCCCGCCCGTGGGCCGCGCTCGACCTGCGCGAACTGCGCCCGGACTCCGCCGCCCAGCACCTGGTCGCCCACTGGCCCGGCGCCGTCCGGACGCTGCCGGACTCGATCTGCCAGCACCTGCCCGGCGTCCCGGTCGAGGAGCTGCTCTCCCGGCTGCCGGGGCGCACCGCCCAACGCACCAAGGTCAAGCTGCGCAAGCTCGCCGCCGCCGGGGTGGAGACCCGGCGGGTCCCGCCGGAGGAGGTGCCGGAGGCCATCAGCGAACTGCTGCTGCTGCACGAACTCCAGTGGCGCGGACGCGGGGCCACCCCCGAGCACCTGCGCGACCGCTTCGCCGAGCACCTGCGCCGCGCCGCCGGGCGGATGTCCGCCACCGACCGGGCCGCCGTCCGCCAGTACCGGCTGGACGGCCGACTGATCGCCAGCGACCTGCTGCTCCAGGGGCCCGACCTGGCCGCCATCTACTTCTACGGGGTCCACCCCGAGGCCCGGGAACAGGTCGACATCGCCGGGATGCTGTTCCGCGAGAGCCTGGCCCACGCCGCCGACACCGGACGGCGCGAACTCAGCCTGCTGCGCGGGGACGAGCCGTACAAGCAGCGCTGGCGTCCGGACCAGGCCCGCAACCAGCGGCTGCTGCTCGGCGGCGGCCCGGCGGTGGCGCTGCGCGCGGGCGGCGCCCGGTTGCGCCGGGCGGTGCTGCGCTCGCTGCGGACCCGCGCGCCCTGGCTCGCCACCGTGCGCGGTCGGCTCCGCTCGCTGCGCGGCTGA